In one Pseudodesulfovibrio tunisiensis genomic region, the following are encoded:
- a CDS encoding chemotaxis protein CheX, which translates to MDVELAKPFIKAAVDVLSTMAFITPKVGRPYVKKNAVAVGDVTGLVGITGDKSGSVSMSFSKKCAVAIVKNMLGDEIEDIMQDVKDAVGELTNMISGQARAGLAERGLVFQGSTPSVIMGDNHTISHMAKSPIMAIPFSTEFGDFTIEFCFE; encoded by the coding sequence ATGGATGTCGAATTGGCAAAGCCCTTCATCAAGGCCGCTGTGGACGTGTTGTCCACCATGGCGTTCATAACCCCCAAGGTCGGCCGGCCGTATGTGAAGAAAAATGCCGTGGCCGTGGGAGACGTTACCGGTCTGGTGGGCATTACCGGTGACAAGAGCGGCAGTGTTTCCATGTCCTTTTCAAAGAAATGTGCGGTCGCCATCGTCAAGAACATGCTTGGCGACGAGATCGAGGACATCATGCAGGACGTCAAGGACGCGGTGGGCGAACTGACCAACATGATTTCCGGACAGGCGCGAGCCGGACTTGCGGAAAGGGGCCTTGTGTTCCAGGGCTCCACGCCTTCGGTCATCATGGGCGACAACCACACCATTTCGCATATGGCAAAATCGCCGATCATGGCGATCCCCTTCTCGACCGAATTTGGAGATTTCACCATCGAATTCTGCTTCGAATAG
- a CDS encoding N-acyl homoserine lactonase family protein, giving the protein MSTYTIHPIVMGTKVFDKGMMTYQHGYGEPYTIPIYSWYMEGGDRKILVDTGEMQPIVSEEREKAIGGRIYTFEQGLAKYGLSPEDIDIVIHTHLHNDHCENDYKCVNAQIYVHEKELEHIHDPHPLDFRYLEDYIEDVEDNGQLVVVNGDTEVVPGITMIHTPAHTEGGMSVRVETEKGSVLICGFCTILENLFPPVEVRAMEMEVIPPGTHINANQAYDILLKAKGMADHVLPLHEPKWASMDTVPE; this is encoded by the coding sequence ATGAGCACCTATACGATACACCCCATCGTCATGGGAACCAAGGTTTTCGACAAGGGCATGATGACCTACCAGCACGGGTACGGCGAGCCCTACACCATCCCCATCTATTCCTGGTACATGGAAGGCGGAGACAGGAAAATTCTGGTGGACACCGGGGAGATGCAGCCCATCGTATCCGAGGAACGGGAAAAGGCCATCGGCGGCAGGATATACACCTTTGAACAGGGGCTTGCCAAATACGGCCTCTCGCCCGAGGACATCGACATCGTCATCCACACCCACCTGCACAACGATCATTGCGAGAACGACTACAAGTGCGTGAACGCGCAAATCTACGTGCATGAAAAGGAGCTGGAGCACATCCACGATCCGCATCCGCTGGATTTCCGCTATCTGGAGGACTACATCGAGGATGTGGAGGACAACGGCCAGCTCGTGGTCGTGAACGGAGACACCGAAGTCGTGCCCGGCATCACCATGATCCACACCCCGGCCCACACCGAAGGCGGCATGTCCGTGCGCGTGGAAACCGAAAAGGGCTCGGTCCTGATCTGCGGTTTCTGCACCATTCTGGAAAACCTGTTCCCGCCCGTGGAAGTGCGGGCCATGGAAATGGAAGTCATTCCGCCCGGCACCCACATCAACGCCAATCAGGCCTACGACATCCTGCTCAAGGCAAAGGGCATGGCCGACCATGTCCTGCCCCTGCACGAACCCAAATGGGCGAGCATGGATACCGTGCCGGAATAG
- a CDS encoding HEAT repeat domain-containing protein, with product MTSLDDFRNKEFLDQITILNEISGTKDPEALPGLVALLKAPVGDTSIDYMVVNALNAVLSNNEPKVVEGLTDEHDGYRILCIRVAGEHGFKSAVPGLVAIAETEADPDRLMEVLTSLARIADPVGLPVFRLHLEHEDPFIKSSCIEALGKLGDEESIEYFRNLLIESEAPDRYEICEITTWKAIEALASFPLEETRAFLVSHLHHKNPTVRRIITDAMITIGSPVVPMLLDAFETGDTDMRILTANVLGFIGDRNGANGLVAAYDKGLAEDLNVRYALYEALGRIGTMKGIICLVDGLHETDELILMAVVGGLERHVNPGMISTLTDLICKADAQSDRLARAVINSKATRIFDALYENAGAGDALIASLSVSKDSEIQEEFRSLLAEIGGARAEDDLAKLPEVGVGARKALAADDSRSMCAMHRAILTDLGFEAFVAPDGEKAFDFIEQGEEFDIIITDMNMPVMDGMELVGKVRNTPGYEDIPIIMVTTESEASQQNLAEKAGVTAFITKPFKPDELKAKITEVLG from the coding sequence ATGACCAGTCTAGATGATTTCAGAAACAAGGAATTCCTGGATCAGATCACGATCCTGAATGAAATTTCCGGGACCAAGGACCCCGAGGCACTTCCCGGCCTCGTGGCCCTGCTCAAGGCCCCCGTGGGCGACACCTCAATCGACTACATGGTGGTGAACGCCCTGAACGCCGTGCTTTCCAACAATGAACCCAAGGTCGTGGAAGGGCTGACCGACGAGCACGACGGATATCGCATCCTGTGCATTCGCGTTGCCGGGGAGCATGGATTCAAGAGCGCGGTTCCCGGCCTTGTTGCCATTGCCGAGACCGAGGCCGATCCCGATCGCCTGATGGAGGTGCTGACCTCGCTGGCGCGCATTGCCGATCCCGTGGGTCTGCCCGTGTTCCGCCTCCATCTGGAACACGAGGACCCGTTCATCAAATCCTCGTGCATCGAGGCGCTCGGCAAGCTGGGCGACGAGGAATCCATCGAGTATTTCCGGAATCTGCTCATCGAGAGCGAGGCTCCGGACCGCTACGAGATATGCGAGATCACCACCTGGAAGGCCATCGAGGCCCTGGCCTCGTTCCCGCTGGAGGAAACCCGTGCCTTTCTGGTCTCCCATCTGCATCACAAGAATCCCACGGTACGCCGCATCATCACGGACGCCATGATCACCATCGGCTCGCCCGTGGTACCCATGCTGCTCGATGCGTTCGAGACCGGGGATACGGACATGCGCATCCTGACCGCCAACGTGCTCGGGTTCATCGGCGACCGCAACGGGGCCAATGGCCTTGTCGCCGCCTATGACAAGGGACTGGCCGAAGACCTGAACGTGCGCTATGCCCTGTACGAGGCGCTGGGCCGCATTGGCACCATGAAGGGCATCATCTGCCTTGTGGATGGGTTGCACGAGACCGACGAACTGATTCTCATGGCCGTGGTCGGCGGGCTGGAACGCCACGTCAATCCGGGCATGATTTCCACCCTGACCGACCTGATCTGCAAGGCCGACGCCCAGAGCGATCGTCTGGCCCGCGCCGTGATCAATTCCAAGGCCACGCGCATTTTCGACGCTTTGTACGAGAACGCCGGAGCCGGAGATGCGCTGATTGCGTCCCTTTCCGTTTCCAAGGATTCGGAAATTCAGGAAGAGTTCCGTTCGCTGCTCGCGGAGATCGGTGGGGCAAGGGCCGAGGACGATCTGGCCAAACTGCCGGAGGTCGGCGTGGGAGCGCGCAAGGCGCTGGCCGCGGACGATTCCCGTTCCATGTGCGCCATGCATCGTGCCATTCTCACGGACCTCGGCTTCGAAGCCTTTGTGGCCCCGGACGGGGAAAAGGCGTTCGATTTCATCGAGCAGGGCGAGGAGTTCGACATTATCATCACGGACATGAACATGCCCGTGATGGACGGCATGGAGCTGGTGGGCAAGGTGCGCAACACCCCGGGCTACGAGGACATCCCCATCATCATGGTGACCACCGAGTCCGAAGCTTCCCAGCAGAATCTTGCCGAGAAGGCGGGCGTGACCGCGTTCATCACCAAACCGTTCAAGCCCGACGAGCTCAAGGCCAAGATTACCGAAGTCCTTGGCTAG
- a CDS encoding STAS domain-containing protein, with protein sequence MALSELKENGVTILAVDGSLDAEETQILETRVLALLESGETALLFDFSGLDYINSSGLRVLVLAYQRLKKTAGKVAICGIKDYIQEVFEVSGYDRIFPLFPDRGQALAGM encoded by the coding sequence GTGGCTTTGAGTGAACTCAAGGAAAACGGCGTGACCATTCTGGCTGTGGATGGCAGTCTGGACGCGGAGGAAACCCAGATTCTGGAGACCAGGGTACTGGCTCTGCTGGAATCCGGGGAAACCGCCCTGCTCTTCGATTTCTCGGGGCTGGACTACATCAACAGCTCGGGACTGCGCGTGCTCGTGCTGGCCTACCAGCGTCTCAAGAAGACAGCCGGCAAGGTCGCCATATGCGGCATCAAGGACTACATTCAGGAAGTGTTCGAGGTCTCGGGCTACGACCGCATTTTTCCGCTCTTTCCGGACCGGGGGCAGGCACTGGCCGGAATGTAG
- a CDS encoding ATP-binding protein, whose translation MAEKSISFTLTNKQQCFQCFQPIVEEFGAANGLKSKTVFHLTLVLDELITNIISYGYADHDEHPIEVSISLDRDTLRIRLEDDARPFNILEAPEPELDLPLEERARPIGGMGVHLVRNMMHNIAYKRENGKNILLLEKQLTQNGCDSRN comes from the coding sequence ATGGCCGAAAAAAGCATCAGCTTCACCTTGACCAACAAGCAGCAATGCTTTCAATGCTTCCAGCCCATCGTGGAAGAATTCGGCGCGGCCAACGGACTGAAGTCGAAGACGGTCTTTCATCTGACTCTGGTCCTGGATGAACTCATCACCAACATCATTTCCTACGGCTATGCCGACCATGACGAGCATCCCATAGAGGTCTCCATATCCCTGGATCGGGACACGCTCCGAATCCGGCTGGAAGACGATGCCAGACCCTTCAACATTCTGGAGGCGCCGGAACCGGAACTGGACCTGCCTCTGGAGGAACGAGCTCGGCCCATTGGCGGCATGGGCGTGCATCTGGTCCGAAACATGATGCACAACATCGCGTACAAACGGGAAAACGGAAAGAACATCCTGCTGCTGGAAAAACAACTGACACAAAACGGCTGCGACAGCCGCAATTGA
- a CDS encoding SpoIIE family protein phosphatase, with product MKLRIRWKFFFVLLAFSLIPLFVFRGVMSRVSLRVLDSVSSRTHAELLDIMTGEMERMTVTYATLVEERAMSVGLVARILAQQAEKALALPDANAEQPVFARDFDMGRNLPEDTAPRSPYYRQTMMGKTRPLPVSMTHPAFFLPGASRTQDGEDRKIRELVQIGPVMADLYQGLEGAAYWLHVSLNNGLHMVYPGHGGIPMMFDPRDQEWFRRVRKSKTLTWTMPLVDPTLRSGVGTVSYPILDRDGNFLGAAGVDIPISAALMDMSQHSEWERNLDHLMVLQSENPATEAPGLSILAQQEYESGSHHWRMEFSPEWLGFDQPGELRQLITAMGERSQGHMALSYKGKPSICAFATADHNVAFLVIAPETTVNALPDEIVTAMDTLFIEMRNLSAAVVGSMLAFAALLAWFGTRRVTSTLLSLVDMAQKLSAGDFDARLDTRTGDERDILISALNRMGPKLRDQVRLRRNMELAEEVQRLLLPSAEPVAEGYDIAGGISYCDRTGGDYYDFIPLETGDGSSALGVVLGDVAGHDTASALLMATARGQLHTLAGLDMNPAERMGTINDSLARDLDGTGRFLTLFYLRLKSGSPRIRWVRAGHDPAFVYMPDSDSFDELGGDGLPLGVLAGTQYEERERDLPEGALVVMATDGVWEARNNSGHMFGKERTLAIIRENAHKHAEGVKSAIMNAVAAFADGRQDDDIAVVVIKKI from the coding sequence ATGAAGTTGCGCATTCGCTGGAAATTCTTTTTCGTGCTTCTGGCCTTCAGCCTGATTCCCCTGTTCGTGTTCAGGGGGGTGATGAGTCGTGTCAGCCTGCGGGTTCTGGACTCGGTTTCCAGCCGCACACATGCGGAGCTGCTGGACATCATGACCGGCGAGATGGAGCGCATGACCGTGACCTACGCCACGCTGGTCGAGGAACGGGCCATGAGCGTGGGACTGGTGGCCCGCATTCTGGCGCAGCAGGCCGAAAAGGCGCTCGCCCTCCCGGACGCCAATGCCGAACAGCCAGTTTTCGCCCGCGATTTCGACATGGGCCGCAACCTTCCGGAAGATACGGCTCCCAGATCGCCCTATTACCGGCAGACCATGATGGGCAAGACCAGACCGCTTCCCGTGAGCATGACGCATCCCGCATTCTTCCTGCCCGGGGCATCCCGGACGCAGGACGGAGAGGACCGGAAAATCCGGGAACTCGTCCAAATCGGTCCGGTCATGGCGGACCTGTATCAGGGGCTTGAAGGGGCCGCGTACTGGCTCCATGTTTCGCTGAACAACGGCCTGCACATGGTCTATCCCGGGCATGGCGGCATTCCCATGATGTTCGACCCGAGGGATCAGGAGTGGTTTCGCCGGGTGCGCAAGTCCAAAACGCTGACATGGACCATGCCTCTGGTGGACCCGACCCTGCGCAGCGGGGTGGGCACCGTGAGCTATCCGATTCTGGACAGGGACGGAAACTTTCTGGGCGCGGCCGGGGTGGACATCCCGATTTCCGCCGCGCTCATGGACATGTCGCAGCACTCGGAATGGGAACGCAACCTGGATCATCTCATGGTGCTCCAATCGGAGAATCCGGCCACGGAGGCCCCCGGCCTGAGCATTCTGGCCCAGCAGGAATATGAAAGCGGCTCCCACCATTGGCGCATGGAATTCTCGCCAGAGTGGCTCGGCTTCGATCAGCCGGGAGAATTGCGGCAGCTCATCACGGCCATGGGGGAAAGGAGTCAGGGGCACATGGCCCTGTCCTACAAGGGCAAGCCCTCCATCTGCGCCTTTGCCACGGCCGACCACAACGTCGCCTTTCTGGTCATTGCTCCGGAAACCACGGTCAATGCCCTGCCCGATGAAATCGTGACGGCAATGGATACCCTGTTCATCGAGATGCGCAACCTGTCCGCCGCGGTCGTGGGTTCCATGCTCGCGTTCGCGGCCCTGCTGGCATGGTTCGGGACGCGCCGGGTCACGAGCACCCTGCTCTCTCTGGTGGATATGGCGCAGAAGCTGTCCGCCGGGGACTTCGATGCCCGACTGGACACGCGCACCGGCGACGAGCGCGACATACTCATCTCCGCGCTCAACCGCATGGGCCCGAAGCTCCGGGACCAGGTCCGCCTGCGCCGGAACATGGAGCTGGCCGAGGAAGTGCAGCGACTCCTTCTGCCCTCCGCCGAACCCGTGGCCGAGGGCTACGACATTGCCGGGGGCATTTCCTATTGCGACCGGACCGGCGGCGACTACTATGATTTCATTCCGCTGGAAACCGGCGACGGTTCCTCGGCACTGGGCGTGGTGCTCGGCGACGTGGCCGGGCACGACACGGCGTCCGCCCTGCTCATGGCCACGGCTCGCGGCCAGCTCCACACGCTGGCCGGGCTGGACATGAACCCGGCCGAACGCATGGGCACCATCAACGATTCCCTTGCCCGCGATCTGGACGGCACCGGGCGTTTCCTGACCCTGTTCTATCTGCGCCTGAAATCCGGCTCGCCGCGCATCCGCTGGGTTCGGGCCGGGCACGATCCAGCCTTCGTGTACATGCCGGACTCGGATTCATTCGACGAACTCGGCGGAGACGGCCTGCCGCTGGGCGTGCTGGCCGGCACGCAGTACGAGGAGCGGGAACGCGACCTGCCCGAGGGCGCGCTCGTGGTCATGGCCACGGACGGCGTCTGGGAAGCACGCAACAACAGCGGGCACATGTTCGGCAAGGAAAGAACCCTTGCCATCATCCGCGAGAACGCACATAAACATGCTGAAGGCGTGAAATCCGCGATCATGAACGCGGTGGCCGCCTTTGCCGACGGCAGGCAGGATGACGATATCGCCGTGGTGGTGATCAAGAAAATCTGA